In Campylobacter sp. VBCF_01 NA2, one DNA window encodes the following:
- a CDS encoding lipid-binding SYLF domain-containing protein has protein sequence MKKFLLIASFVVSSFLHADVVANQEVIAATNVMRSFGASSGFHVDQKYLQGAKAVAILTDVKRLAAGASIQYGDGIFSVKNADGTWSAPIFIKYKGFGVGIQAGYETSDVVLLFHTTKSYQDVFTGADTLEVSAGAAFGGHGAKAGRATDLPDISAWIATPGEQTGLYAGVTIDSGRITIDDQLTNDYYERIYAYEDILNDSPRNTEHTKNLKNVLYKYLTMGNVRSAKNVGANYEFAKIEKKYADGKPIVSDRPYKKGAKASKTQTKK, from the coding sequence ATGAAAAAATTTTTATTAATTGCTTCATTTGTAGTTTCTAGTTTTTTGCACGCTGATGTCGTAGCAAATCAAGAAGTCATCGCAGCGACTAATGTTATGAGATCATTTGGCGCATCTAGCGGTTTCCATGTAGATCAAAAATATCTACAAGGCGCAAAAGCAGTAGCGATCCTAACAGATGTCAAACGCCTAGCAGCTGGCGCTTCTATCCAATACGGCGATGGAATTTTTAGCGTAAAAAATGCTGATGGCACATGGAGTGCTCCGATTTTCATCAAATACAAAGGCTTTGGTGTAGGTATCCAAGCAGGATACGAGACAAGCGATGTTGTGCTACTTTTCCACACAACTAAATCTTACCAAGATGTATTCACAGGTGCTGATACACTAGAAGTAAGCGCTGGTGCAGCATTTGGCGGACACGGTGCGAAAGCTGGTCGCGCTACTGATTTACCTGATATTTCAGCATGGATTGCAACCCCAGGTGAGCAAACAGGCTTGTATGCTGGCGTAACAATCGATAGCGGTCGTATCACAATCGATGATCAACTAACAAACGATTATTATGAGAGAATTTACGCTTACGAGGATATTTTAAACGATTCACCACGCAATACAGAACACACTAAAAACCTAAAAAATGTTCTTTATAAATACCTAACAATGGGCAATGTCCGCTCAGCTAAAAATGTAGGCGCAAATTATGAGTTTGCAAAAATAGAGAAAAAATACGCTGATGGCAAACCAATCGTTTCTGACCGCCCTTACAAAAAAGGCGCAAAAGCAAGCAAAACTCAAACAAAAAAATAA
- a CDS encoding AAA family ATPase has protein sequence MKDKTTQPPQSVGENCKNKAKEIIAEFSNSVNIDELKNKKVEWLIPNFIPKKTIINIYGKPGTGKSILALYLCKFLLDNDKVKEIYYLDADNTEIVYADRKTYEIMQNHLQKFHLQIFENQADKKSKYDFVKDFAQRADDLSDTLLVFDSIRDFMNINMQSDKEVNDFLSNLKTLRAKNATIIFLHHQPKQYGDENNKIAKGSTGFTETPDASYFLDNKTDEYEIGKNKIIFTLEPQKPRYKIKSYAFIIDTQTHSVEISDFLLYGLNQKERHTLAIAREVIKKGRIQQSLLAKKINAIASENQVEILGLNSLWNLLAKYNGIYFKIEKENNNGCIIKSYYSPL, from the coding sequence ATGAAAGATAAAACAACCCAACCCCCACAGAGCGTGGGGGAAAATTGTAAAAATAAAGCAAAGGAAATTATAGCTGAATTTTCGAATTCTGTAAATATAGATGAGCTAAAAAATAAAAAAGTAGAGTGGTTGATACCAAATTTTATACCCAAAAAAACCATAATCAATATTTATGGCAAACCAGGAACTGGCAAAAGTATTCTTGCGCTTTATCTGTGTAAATTTTTGCTAGATAACGACAAGGTTAAAGAAATTTATTATCTCGATGCCGATAATACAGAGATAGTCTATGCAGATAGAAAGACATATGAGATTATGCAAAATCATCTACAAAAATTTCATTTACAAATTTTCGAAAATCAAGCCGATAAAAAATCGAAATATGATTTCGTGAAAGATTTCGCACAAAGAGCCGATGATTTATCAGATACCTTGCTAGTCTTTGATAGCATTAGAGATTTTATGAATATCAATATGCAATCAGATAAAGAGGTAAATGATTTTTTATCAAATTTAAAAACATTAAGAGCCAAAAATGCCACTATTATTTTTTTACACCACCAACCCAAACAATACGGAGATGAAAATAACAAAATCGCAAAAGGCTCAACTGGTTTTACTGAAACGCCAGACGCTTCTTATTTTTTAGATAACAAAACCGATGAGTATGAAATCGGTAAAAATAAAATTATTTTTACGCTCGAACCACAAAAACCAAGATATAAAATCAAGTCTTATGCTTTTATCATAGATACACAAACTCACTCGGTAGAAATTTCGGATTTTCTCCTTTATGGATTAAATCAAAAAGAAAGACACACTCTTGCAATTGCAAGAGAAGTCATCAAAAAAGGTAGAATTCAACAATCGCTTCTTGCAAAGAAAATTAACGCAATCGCAAGTGAAAATCAAGTAGAAATTTTAGGGCTTAATAGCTTGTGGAATTTACTTGCTAAATACAACGGAATTTACTTTAAAATCGAAAAAGAAAATAACAATGGCTGCATTATCAAAAGTTATTATAGTCCATTGTAA
- a CDS encoding LysE family translocator: MNAFINGILMGFGVSVPIGPINVLIMSYALQSYTKALCLGLGAMSADMLYLALSAFGISQLAKIPLVFAIISVFGACFLTYIAYGIYKSARNTPEIKSVELGSHAKIYSKGFFLNLLNPYVIMFWLSVSASVSSENFALSLLGLFVAILSWITLFPLVIYKNRARLPDSVARAFAYISTAILVFYAAKLLWGVVKNLIA; the protein is encoded by the coding sequence ATGAACGCCTTTATAAACGGCATTTTAATGGGCTTTGGTGTGAGTGTGCCAATCGGTCCGATTAATGTTTTGATTATGTCTTATGCGCTGCAAAGCTATACAAAAGCCCTTTGCTTGGGGCTTGGCGCGATGAGTGCGGATATGCTTTATCTCGCCCTTAGCGCATTTGGGATTTCGCAACTTGCCAAAATTCCGCTTGTATTTGCGATTATTTCGGTGTTTGGGGCGTGTTTTTTGACATATATTGCCTACGGAATTTACAAAAGCGCGCGCAACACACCCGAAATCAAAAGCGTTGAGCTTGGCTCTCACGCCAAAATTTACTCAAAAGGCTTTTTTCTAAATTTGCTAAATCCTTATGTGATTATGTTTTGGCTCAGTGTCTCTGCTAGCGTAAGTAGCGAAAATTTCGCTCTCTCGTTGCTGGGACTTTTTGTAGCGATTTTATCGTGGATTACACTTTTTCCGCTTGTGATCTATAAAAACAGAGCGCGCCTGCCAGATAGCGTGGCTAGGGCGTTTGCTTACATTTCTACGGCGATTTTGGTGTTTTATGCTGCAAAACTTCTTTGGGGAGTGGTGAAAAATTTAATCGCTTAA
- a CDS encoding type II toxin-antitoxin system RelB/DinJ family antitoxin, whose protein sequence is MANVSIKVNDQDKKEVEKIFSELGLTISSATNAFFKQVILYNGIPFKLRTKRKSSTISHIPNDEA, encoded by the coding sequence ATGGCAAATGTCAGCATTAAGGTCAATGACCAAGACAAGAAAGAAGTAGAGAAAATTTTTAGCGAGTTAGGACTTACGATTAGTTCGGCTACAAATGCGTTTTTTAAGCAAGTTATACTTTATAACGGCATACCCTTTAAACTGCGAACCAAGAGAAAATCTAGCACGATTTCGCATATACCAAATGATGAAGCTTAA
- a CDS encoding tyrosine-type recombinase/integrase, with product MPRKAEAYLTDKMIRELQPSDKAYYKKVGEPSQLYIRINPNGEKRFFLWCVESGKKKQLKLGKYEKGLYGVEQARKEARDKLAKLISGKTIIELKTNNYDKYTYEKYLEKFLNVKRAKNISKDTIKRIENRHKRWVTPSLGNIDIREIEKHPMMLKQITDKMNEEGIGDNKNRLCRELNAIFDIGILERVISYNPAYKLQEQYAKQKETHYAALIEESDIKEFLSDLKAWKPNNTFHCKHAIYLQMLCANRPKNTAQAKWADIDLENGIWTIPGEEMKTDIDEHIVALSSYAIKILKKQKLLSGNFEYVFPSINEKGELTHITTNGLRIAIINLGGKRKWFKRTTSHGFRSTFDTICELNSAELITMGLPYQAPEVALSHKEKNQIKNAYVRKRAQIEHLKKLMQWYGDYLNSIEPLGI from the coding sequence ATGCCAAGAAAAGCAGAAGCGTATTTAACAGATAAAATGATTAGAGAGTTGCAACCAAGCGATAAAGCGTATTATAAAAAAGTCGGTGAGCCATCGCAACTTTATATTCGCATTAACCCTAATGGCGAAAAGAGATTTTTTCTTTGGTGTGTTGAAAGTGGCAAGAAAAAGCAGTTAAAGTTGGGCAAATATGAAAAAGGCTTATACGGCGTAGAACAAGCACGAAAAGAGGCAAGAGATAAACTTGCAAAGCTAATTAGTGGTAAAACAATCATTGAGCTAAAAACTAATAATTACGATAAATATACCTATGAAAAATATTTAGAGAAATTTCTAAATGTCAAACGAGCAAAAAACATATCAAAGGATACAATCAAACGCATAGAAAATCGCCATAAAAGATGGGTTACACCAAGTCTAGGTAACATTGATATTAGAGAGATAGAAAAACACCCTATGATGCTAAAACAAATCACAGATAAAATGAACGAAGAAGGCATAGGCGATAATAAAAATAGGCTATGCCGTGAGTTAAATGCTATATTCGATATAGGGATTTTAGAACGAGTTATTAGCTATAATCCAGCCTACAAACTACAAGAGCAATATGCAAAACAAAAAGAAACACATTATGCTGCGCTCATAGAGGAAAGCGATATAAAAGAGTTTTTAAGCGATTTAAAGGCGTGGAAGCCCAACAATACATTTCATTGCAAACACGCCATTTATCTGCAAATGCTTTGCGCTAATCGCCCTAAAAATACAGCACAAGCAAAATGGGCTGATATAGATTTGGAAAATGGAATTTGGACTATACCAGGCGAAGAAATGAAAACAGATATTGATGAACACATTGTCGCCTTATCTAGCTATGCTATCAAAATTCTAAAAAAGCAAAAATTATTAAGTGGAAATTTCGAGTATGTATTCCCTAGTATAAACGAAAAGGGGGAGCTAACCCATATTACAACCAATGGATTAAGAATAGCTATCATCAATCTAGGGGGCAAAAGAAAATGGTTTAAAAGAACTACTTCACACGGATTTAGAAGCACATTTGACACTATTTGTGAGTTAAATTCAGCCGAATTGATAACAATGGGCTTACCATATCAAGCACCAGAAGTTGCCTTATCTCACAAAGAGAAAAACCAAATCAAAAATGCCTATGTGCGAAAAAGAGCGCAAATAGAGCATTTAAAGAAGCTTATGCAATGGTATGGCGACTACCTAAATTCCATAGAGCCATTAGGGATATAA
- the mobP1 gene encoding MobP1 family relaxase: MRKKKVFDDEWKAKKVWTALDKKSKSSYAYKNKLGKYKNRTITQSSKPSFLQEPQKEVVVKITGSNTTLNGLRAHLNYISRHGEEIMTSDFEVFGKGELKKATDSFNKYYEIPTQNDLEKNNQKEKREALHIVFSMKDAQYAPPSKIKASAMKTISEMYPNNHYAVAVHTNTDNPHCHLVLKVKDIWGDRINPHNADLQKMREKFAENLRDLGVEAVATKKKGKVIENYYYDTTKHKPHHYEVVDFGKAPYKFNQDNQESFFVRYRTSKGKEIDIWADDLERVIEQNNIQKGEYVRFAIVDETPKTIRKFDKRKNQYIEKTFYKKTWDASIENRAEKVLNPLKHFTPNDYKIIDAPEISPQNEISKPNNEQLVAEISTQNKKTIKDTQSVKTQENAKETPLNDQEKINQEKENGEYTHFKERENRKSGQSKYIFFTPTQHKNYVANQPKNFDDTRKLTELLSTEKAEVLGALDLHKEMMEVAKKMGKKKEPPNKSRGFSRV, from the coding sequence ATGCGCAAGAAAAAAGTATTTGATGATGAGTGGAAAGCCAAAAAGGTTTGGACTGCATTAGACAAAAAGTCTAAAAGCTCATACGCATATAAAAACAAGCTAGGTAAATACAAAAATCGAACAATAACACAAAGCAGCAAACCTAGCTTTTTGCAAGAGCCACAAAAAGAAGTTGTGGTTAAAATCACAGGTTCGAATACAACCCTCAATGGATTAAGGGCTCATCTTAACTATATTTCACGCCACGGCGAAGAGATAATGACAAGCGATTTTGAAGTATTTGGCAAAGGCGAATTGAAAAAAGCAACCGATAGTTTCAACAAATATTATGAAATCCCTACACAAAACGACCTTGAAAAAAACAATCAAAAAGAAAAAAGAGAAGCCTTGCATATCGTATTTTCGATGAAAGATGCTCAGTATGCACCACCAAGTAAAATCAAAGCAAGTGCGATGAAAACTATAAGCGAAATGTATCCAAATAACCACTATGCCGTTGCAGTGCATACAAATACAGACAATCCACATTGCCATTTGGTATTAAAAGTCAAAGATATATGGGGCGATAGAATAAATCCCCACAACGCAGATTTGCAAAAAATGAGAGAGAAATTTGCCGAAAATTTAAGAGATTTGGGCGTAGAAGCAGTAGCCACAAAGAAAAAAGGCAAAGTTATCGAAAATTACTATTACGATACCACAAAACACAAACCACACCATTATGAAGTTGTGGATTTCGGAAAAGCTCCGTATAAATTTAACCAAGACAACCAAGAGAGCTTTTTTGTGCGTTATCGCACAAGCAAAGGCAAAGAGATTGACATTTGGGCTGATGATTTAGAGCGAGTTATAGAACAAAACAATATCCAAAAGGGCGAATATGTGCGATTTGCAATCGTAGATGAAACTCCAAAAACTATAAGAAAATTCGACAAACGAAAAAATCAATACATAGAAAAGACATTTTATAAAAAGACTTGGGACGCTTCAATTGAAAACAGAGCCGAAAAGGTGCTAAATCCACTCAAACATTTTACGCCAAATGATTATAAGATTATAGACGCACCTGAAATTTCACCACAAAATGAAATTTCAAAACCTAATAACGAGCAATTAGTGGCTGAAATTTCAACGCAAAACAAAAAAACGATAAAAGACACCCAAAGCGTTAAAACGCAAGAAAACGCAAAAGAAACGCCTTTAAATGACCAAGAAAAAATCAACCAAGAAAAAGAAAACGGAGAATACACACACTTCAAAGAGAGAGAAAACAGAAAGAGTGGTCAAAGCAAATATATTTTCTTTACCCCAACACAGCATAAAAACTATGTAGCAAACCAACCAAAGAACTTTGATGATACTAGAAAGCTAACAGAGCTATTAAGCACAGAAAAAGCAGAAGTCTTGGGAGCATTAGACTTACACAAAGAAATGATGGAAGTTGCTAAAAAAATGGGTAAAAAGAAAGAGCCACCAAACAAAAGTCGTGGATTTAGTAGAGTGTAA
- a CDS encoding type II toxin-antitoxin system RelE/ParE family toxin, which translates to MRIIQSERFVDELNQISDFIAQDSISKAIEFQTELLQNLQIIAQQPFAFRKSVSFDDDKARDFIYKKYVIPYFVNDTEILLLGIYKSNLWKATN; encoded by the coding sequence ATGCGAATAATACAATCAGAGCGTTTTGTAGATGAGTTAAATCAAATTTCCGACTTCATCGCACAAGATAGTATCAGTAAAGCCATAGAATTTCAGACCGAACTTCTGCAAAATTTGCAAATCATAGCCCAACAGCCTTTTGCTTTTAGAAAATCTGTAAGTTTCGATGATGATAAAGCAAGGGATTTTATCTATAAAAAATATGTCATACCATATTTCGTTAATGATACCGAAATATTGCTTCTAGGCATTTACAAATCAAATTTATGGAAAGCAACGAACTAA
- a CDS encoding M23 family metallopeptidase, which produces MKILAILALCAVKIFALSIVNGEAIVLKFNKNTSEILANGKKIPLVNSLGSDEKIAIIAANYRAKNDIKLKITQDGKTTTEIINLIKGDYKSEAFSVAPSKVKPPKEAKARIERELAEANKIYAKTTPKILLQKPFLLPSNAKITSAFGNARTFNGELKSYHSGTDYRAAMGTDVHSVGEGVVVIAKDRYYAGGSVVIDHGAGVYSQYYHLSKILVKVGDKIGGGDKLGLSGASGRVSGPHLHFGIAINGVSVNPLDFINKFNKVVFENE; this is translated from the coding sequence ATGAAAATTTTGGCGATTTTAGCATTATGCGCAGTTAAAATTTTTGCTTTATCGATAGTAAATGGTGAAGCAATTGTTTTGAAATTTAACAAAAACACGAGTGAAATTTTAGCAAATGGTAAAAAAATTCCCCTCGTAAATTCACTGGGTAGTGATGAAAAAATTGCAATTATCGCTGCAAATTACAGAGCCAAAAACGATATTAAACTCAAAATCACCCAAGATGGCAAAACCACAACCGAGATTATAAATTTAATCAAAGGCGATTACAAAAGCGAGGCATTTTCTGTCGCTCCGTCTAAGGTAAAACCGCCAAAAGAGGCCAAAGCTCGCATAGAGCGCGAACTAGCCGAAGCAAACAAAATTTACGCTAAAACTACGCCAAAAATTTTATTACAAAAACCTTTTTTATTACCTTCAAATGCTAAAATTACATCCGCATTTGGCAATGCGCGCACCTTTAATGGCGAGCTGAAAAGCTACCACTCAGGCACGGATTACCGCGCTGCTATGGGCACAGATGTGCATAGCGTGGGCGAGGGCGTGGTTGTGATAGCAAAGGACAGATATTACGCTGGTGGTTCTGTGGTGATAGATCATGGTGCTGGCGTGTATTCGCAGTATTATCATTTAAGTAAAATTTTGGTAAAAGTAGGTGATAAAATAGGCGGTGGCGACAAGCTAGGGCTAAGCGGTGCTAGCGGGCGCGTGAGTGGGCCGCATTTGCACTTTGGGATTGCTATAAATGGTGTGAGTGTGAATCCTTTGGATTTTATAAATAAATTTAATAAAGTGGTGTTTGAAAATGAGTGA